A portion of the Oncorhynchus gorbuscha isolate QuinsamMale2020 ecotype Even-year linkage group LG07, OgorEven_v1.0, whole genome shotgun sequence genome contains these proteins:
- the LOC124039387 gene encoding uncharacterized protein LOC124039387 — protein sequence MASIQWIYYHGLHSVDILPWPPFSGYITMASIQWIYYHGPPFSGYITMASIQWIYYHGLHSVDILPWPPFSGYITMGLAMGLHSVDILPWPPFSGYITMASIQWIYYHGLHSVDILPWASIQWIYYHGLHSVDILPWPPFSGYITMASIQWIYYHGPPFSGYITMASIQWIYYHGLHSVDILPWPPFSGYITMASIQWIYYHGLHSVDILPWASIQWIYYHGLHSVDILPWPPFSGYITMGLAMGLHSVDILPWPPFSGYITMASIQWIYYHGLHSVDILPWPPFSGYITMGLHSVDILPWA from the exons ATGGCCTCCATTCAGTGGATATATTACCATGGCCTCCATTCAGTGGATATATTACCATGGCCTCCATTCAGTGGATATATTACCATGGCCTCCATTCAGTGGATATATTACCATGGGCCTCCATTCAGTGGATATATTACCATGGCCTCCATTCAGTGGATATATTACCATGGCCTCCATTCAGTGGATATATTACCATGGCCTCCATTCAGTGGATATATTACCATGGGCCTAGCCATGGGCCTCCATTCAGTGGATATATTACCATGGCCTCCATTCAGTGGATATATTACCATGGCCTCCATTCAGTGGATATATTACCATGGCCTCCATTCAGTGGATATATTACCATGGGCCTCCATTCAGTGGATATATTACCATGGCCTCCATTCAGTGGATATATTACCATGGCCTCCATTCAGTGGATATATTACCATGGCCTCCATTCAGTGGATATATTACCATGGGCCTCCATTCAGTGGAT ATATTACCATGGCCTCCATTCAGTGGATATATTACCATGGCCTCCATTCAGTGGATATATTACCATGGCCTCCATTCAGTGGATATATTACCATGGCCTCCATTCAGTGGATATATTACCATGGCCTCCATTCAGTGGATATATTACCATGGGCCTCCATTCAGTGGATATATTACCATGGCCTCCATTCAGTGGATATATTACCATGGCCTCCATTCAGTGGATATATTACCATGGGCCTAGCCATGGGCCTCCATTCAGTGGATATATTACCATGGCCTCCATTCAGTGGATATATTACCATGGCCTCCATTCAGTGGATATATTACCATGGCCTCCATTCAGTGGATATATTACCATGGCCTCCATTCAGTGGATATATTACCATGGGCCTCCATTCAGTGGATATATTACCATGGGCCTAG